Genomic window (Acidobacteriota bacterium):
TCCGCCACCACGGGGCTACGCAAGAAGGCTGACGAGCAGATCGCCTTGGTGGAGAAAAAGACATCTGATTACGAGGATGCTCTGCGCGCGAACCGCGGCGAGTTGGCTCGCCATCAGGAAGAGCAGCGCACCGCCGCAATGAAGCAGCGTGCCACCATCATTCAGTTGGCTCGCGACAGCGCTCAGCAAAAAATGACGCGTGCGCGCGCCGAAATCGTTCAGGAGACTGCGGAAGCCAAGAAGTCTCTGGAGCGCCAAAGCGAGGAGATGGCCCTCTGGATCACCAACGCGGTGCTAAATCCCCCGTCTTCCTTCTCCGGCAACCGCTTGACCGCGAAAGGCGGGACGTCATAATGCGGCTCCCAGTGATTCTCGTCTTCTGGATATTCTCTCTGGCTGCGTTCATCGGAACCGCCAGCGCGCATGAGTTGAGCGCCTCCCACACGCATGACGCGCCAGCGCAACCAGCCTTCTCCCTGTTCACCGCGCCGCTAATGGCTCAGGAGCATCCTCCTTCCGGGGAAGCAGCCACGGAGCACCCCGCCGCCGCGAGCGAACATGCCGCGGAAGGTGAACATGCGGGCGGCGAAGAGCATAGCCTGTTCGCGGAAGTTTCCCACTACCTCAATTTTGCGGTTCTCGCCGGCCTAATCATTTACGGCATCAAGAAGGGGCTGATCCCGTTCCTGAATGAACGCGCGCGGTTGATCCGCGAAGACATGCTGCGCTCCTCGGAGGCCATCGAACAATCCAACCTCCGTCTGAAGGCCATGGAAGAGCGCATGGGTAATCTCGACCGCGAACTGGCGAAAATGAAGCAGTCGGGTATGGAAGAAGCGCGCCTGGAACGAGCTCGCATCGAGAAGGAAGCCGAAACCGAAGCGACCAAGATCCTGGCCAACGCCAGCATGGAGATGGAATCCGCGGTGAAGGCCGCTCGCCAGGAATTACAGGGCTTCGCCTCAGAGCTTGCGCTCAATGTGGCTGAGAGGAAGATCAAGGAATCCCTCACTCCGCAATCCGAGAAGCTGATCCTAAATTCGTTCATCGACCGGCTGGCTGGTTCCTCGACTAGCACCAATGACGCCGGTGATGGCGGGAGGAAGAATTAGACAATGCCTTCCGCAGCAGCATTTCGCTACGCGCGCGCACTGGTGGATGTGGTAACCACTCCCGGAGCCGCCGATCCCAAGAAAATAACGGCCGAGCTGAAACAGTTTGAGACGCTGATGAGCGACAACGCCGAGCTGCGTATTTTGTGCGCCACGCCAGCCATCGCATCCTCCAGCAAGCACGCCGTGATTGATCAGATCGCCTCGGCGGCAGGTCTCTCTCAAACCACCCGGAACTTTATCAAAGTGGTTCTGGACCGCGACCGCATCAGCATCCTGCCCGAAGTGATCGAAGGCTTTGAGACGCTGCTCAACGAGCGGCTGGGCATCGCCGTCGCGGAGATCACTTCGGCCCGCGCTTTGGATGACACCGAGAAAACGAACTTACAAAGCGCCCTGAAAGCACGCACCGGCAGGCAAGTGCAGGTTACCTATTCGCAGGATTCGAGCCTGATTGCGGGTGTTGTTGCGCGCATCGGCAGCACGGTATATGACGGCTCAGTACGCGGCCAGCTTGACCGCCTTCGCGCGGAGTTGGCCGGGCGGGCCTAGTGCAGAGCCGCAACCGCCAGGGAGCGAACCGGCTTCAAGATCAGGAACTATAGTTAGGAGTATCTACGCATGGCACAGATTAAAGCGGACGAGATCAGCAAGATTATCCGCCAGCAGATTGAGAACTTCGACACCGCCATGAACGTCTCCGAGACCGGCTCGGTCATCTCGGTGGGCGACGGCATCGCGCGCATTTACGGCCTCGGCAAGGTGATGTCGGGCGAGTTGGTCTCGCTGCCGCACGGCGTGGCCGGCATCGCCATGAACCTGGAAGAAGATCAGGTCGGTGTGGTGCTGCTGGGCGACTACACGGAGATCAAGGAAGGTGACTCCGTCCAGCGCACCGGGAAAATCATGTCGGTGCCGGTCGGCGAGGCCATGCTAGGCCGCGTGGTCAACGCGCTGGGCGTTCCGATTGACGGCAAAGGCCCCATCATCACCGAAAAGTTCAATCCCATCGAGCGCATCGCGCCAGGTATCGTGGATCGCCAGCCGGTGAAGGAACCGATGCAGACCGGCCTGAAGGCCATCGACGCCATGATCCCCATTGGCCGCGGACAGCGCGAGCTGATCATCGGCGACCGCCAGACCGGCAAGACCGCCGTGGCGCTCGACGCCATCATCAACCAGAAGGGTGGCGACGTGATCGCCATCTACGTGGCCATCGGGCAAAAGCGCTCGACGGTGGCGCAGGTGGTCAAGACGCTGGAGCAATACGGCGCGATGGACTATACCATCATCGTCTCGGCCTCGGCCAGCGACCCGGCCCCTATGCAATATCTGGCGCCTTACGCAGGCGCAGCCATCGGTGAATATTTCCGCGACTCGGGCCGCCACGCGCTGAACATCTACGACGATCTCTCAAAGCACGCCGCAGCCTACCGCGAGATTTCGCTGCTGCTGCGCCGCCCGCCCGGTCGCGAGGCCTATCCCGGCGATGTGTTCTATCTCCACTCCCGACTGTTGGAGCGCGCCGCCAAGATGAGCGCGGAGCGCGGC
Coding sequences:
- a CDS encoding F0F1 ATP synthase subunit alpha, coding for MAQIKADEISKIIRQQIENFDTAMNVSETGSVISVGDGIARIYGLGKVMSGELVSLPHGVAGIAMNLEEDQVGVVLLGDYTEIKEGDSVQRTGKIMSVPVGEAMLGRVVNALGVPIDGKGPIITEKFNPIERIAPGIVDRQPVKEPMQTGLKAIDAMIPIGRGQRELIIGDRQTGKTAVALDAIINQKGGDVIAIYVAIGQKRSTVAQVVKTLEQYGAMDYTIIVSASASDPAPMQYLAPYAGAAIGEYFRDSGRHALNIYDDLSKHAAAYREISLLLRRPPGREAYPGDVFYLHSRLLERAAKMSAERGGGSLTSLPIIETQAGDVSAYIPTNVISITDGQIYLEADLFNSGNRPAINVGLSVSRVGGNAQIKAMKQVAGTLRLDLAQYRELAAFAQFGSDLDKATQGQLNRGRRLVELLKQDQYVPLPVAKQVLTVFAGTNGFVDEIPVEDVRRFEAGLFRHVDNTAPSLWQKVATKKTIDDEIKAEFTRLITEFKQRFLAEQAAPAAK
- the atpH gene encoding ATP synthase F1 subunit delta — protein: MPSAAAFRYARALVDVVTTPGAADPKKITAELKQFETLMSDNAELRILCATPAIASSSKHAVIDQIASAAGLSQTTRNFIKVVLDRDRISILPEVIEGFETLLNERLGIAVAEITSARALDDTEKTNLQSALKARTGRQVQVTYSQDSSLIAGVVARIGSTVYDGSVRGQLDRLRAELAGRA